A segment of the Aridibaculum aurantiacum genome:
GATGAATGGATACAGGAACGTACCGGCATACAAGAGAGAAGGTATGCCGACAGAGAAGGCGAAACCACAACTACCATGGGTATAGCTGCTGCAACCATGGCCATAGAAAATGCAGGTCTTCAACCAACAGATATTGACTTCATCATCTTTGCTACACTAAGCCCCGACTATTATTTCCCCGGCTGTGGCGTGCTGGTGCAGCGCGAACTAAAAATGCGTGAGATAGGTGCCTTGGATATAAGGAACCAGTGCAGCGGGTTTGTATATGCCATTAGTGTAGCCGATCAATTTATTAAAACAGGTATGTATAAGAACATACTGGTGATAGGAAGCGAGAAGCATTCGTTTGGCCTTGATATGAGCACACGCGGCAGGAATGTGAGCGTGATATTTGGTGACGGTGCAGGTGCTGTGGTATTAAAAGCCACGGATAGCGATAGAGGTATAATGAGCACCCACTTACACAGCGATGGAGAGAGCGCTGAAATTCTTGCGATGTACAATCCCGGCACACATGCCAACCGTTGGGGAAACTATGCTGATTTTAATGATGCTGAAATAGCAGATATGTTTATGAGCCACCAGATGGTGGATAATGCGCAGTTGTTTCCTAACATGGATGGTCAGGCTGTGTTCAAAAAAGCTGTTGTAAAGTTTCCTGAAGTAATAGGGGAGGCGCTTGCTGCCAATGGTCTTCAGCCTGCTGATATAGATATGCTGGTGCCGCACCAGGCCAATCTTCGTATTAGCCAGATGGTGCAAAAAATGCTGAAGCTTCCTGATGAGAAAGTGTATAACAACATACAGCGCTATGGCAATACTACTGCTGCCAGTGTTCCTCTTGCCTTGTACGAAGCATGGAATGAAGGCAAAATAAAAGAAGGTGATATAGTTTGTTTGGCTGCTTTTGGTAGTGGCTTCACATGGGCTAGTGCGTTAATCAGGTGGTAAAACAAGTAAGGTATTCTCTTTAATTAGAAAAAGATGGCGACTTTCGCCACAAACACTTATTATGAAGAAACAGCTGCTAATACTCTTCGCTTTTGTTGCATTACTCGCCACTTCTGCGCAGGCTCAAAATTCTGATGAATGGCAGGTAAGACTAAATAAGCAAGTGCTACTTCGTTCTCCTGCAGAAACAGCAGAGCCTACAATAACACTTAGTAAGTCTTCTGTAAAAAAGAATGATATACTGACCATTCAATACACTACCAATGATGGTCAGCAGGATTGGAAAAGATCATTCACCATCAATGATGCAAACGAACAAACTTTCAAGGAGCTCTCGCTGAAGAATCAAACGGGTACGGCTACCTTAAAATTGAAAGAATTGGCTAAAGCAGCTGCATCCAACAAGCCGCTTTATATATATACAATGTCTTTACCTAAAGATCCTAACCAGGCTGCCTTGGTGCGAGTAAGAAGAATATTGCTTTGTAAGATCCAGTGGAAATAATGCGGAAGATAATTTACCTGGTAAACCCAAAATCAGGCACCAGTAAGAAGGGTGCTGTGCAGAAATTAATAGAATTAAAAACTGCCGCTAAAGGAATCCATTACGAGATATTTCCTACTACCTCTACGGGTATATACGATGACCTGGTTGAAAAGATAGAGCAGGAGAATATTACCGATGTAGTGATGGTTGGTGGCGACGGTACAGTGAACCAGGTGGTGAAGGCATTGAAAGAATGCAATATCAACTTTGGTATCATCCCTATGGGCAGTGGTAACGGCCTTGCTTATTGTGCCGGTATACCTCGTAACCCGCTTCGTGCGCTTGATATTATTTTCGATGGCACCGCCAGTTATATAGATGCTTTCTTAATCAACGACCAGTTCAGTTGTATGCTGAGCGGCTTAGGTTTTGATGCACAGGTGGCGCATGATTTTGCCAACAAAAGCGCACGTGGATTATTGACGTACACACAGCAAAGCCTGTTTCAATACTTCAAGGCGCAGCCCTACCAGTTCGAAATAGTGCTGGATAATTTTTCTTTTTATACAGATGCTTTCCTTGTGTGTATTGCCAACAGCAACCAGTTTGGTAATTATGTTACCATTGCTCCTAAGGCAAGTTTAAAAGACGGGCTACTGGATATTGTTGTGGTGCAAAAGATGAACAAGGCACGTCTACCTTTCGCTGTATTGCGCCAGATAAGAGGCAATAACATGTTGGAGACTTTAGTGGAAAATGTATCAAAAAAGAATGTGCTCTACTTCCAGGCAGAGTCGCTTACCATCAGGAACCTGAAGCATGCACCACTGCATGTAGATGGAGAACCGCGTCCAACAGAAGAAGAATACCAGGTAAAGATATTACCGAAATGCTTCAAGTTGATAATGCCAGCGGTATAGCGGCTAGTTCACCTGCTTTGGCTTTCCCGCCAGGTATATAATGCCTATGAAGTTTAGGAACAGTAGCATACCATTTAGCTGGTGTAACAGTGCAGACCATTCAAATTTTCCAAAGCCGTTTGGAACAATCTTATCAGCAGTTAATAGTGCCATTACACCTAGTATCACCTGCAGTATTACCAATGTTATAGAGGCATTGCGGTATCTACTAAAGAATGTAGAAGCTTTTACTTTTCTCGCAGCTATCCACCAAATAAAGATGATAATCGTAAGTAGGTAAGCCAGGTTGCGGTGAATGAAATGGATTGCGATCCTGTTATATACAGCATCTTTTGAAAAGCCATTGGCGAACATATTTTCCGGCCAGTAGCTTCCATTTATATCAGGCCAGGTAGATGCGATAGTAGCTGCTTTCAAACCTGCCATAAATGCTCCGAAAGTAAGTTGTATCACTATCAGCACTGTTATGGCTGTAGCTGCATTTCGTAGTGCCGGTTTAGCTACAAACTGCTGTTGCGGTACTACCAGTCGCAGCCAGAAAATAAGCGCATAAGCTATCAGTATCATCGCAGCAATGAAGTGTGCTGCCAGCCTGATATGGCTTACGAACAGATCATTTTCATTCAGGCCGCTTTGTACCATTATCCAACCAACAAAACCTTGTGCTGCTCCAAGTATAAAAAGAATAACCAGTGGTGCGATCATCCACTTTTTGAAATAACCTTTTACAATGAAATAGATGAATGGGATGAGGAAGACAATACCAATGATCCTGGCCCACAGGCGGTGAAACCATTCCCAGAAAAAAATGAACTTAAAATCGCCGATAGAAAAGTGCTGGTTGAGGTATTTGTATTGCGCAATCTGTTGGTATTGTTCAAAAGCTTTTTGCCATTGCGCCTCGGTCATTGGTGGCAATGCACCCATAATTGGTTTCCATTCTGTAATGGAAAGCCCCGAGCCGGTAAGCCGGGTGATGCCACCTAACAGTACCTGGATGACCAGCATGAATATGCCCAGCAGGATCCAATTTGCTATAACTTTTGTTGCCCTATCGTTTTGCATATAATGATATTTCTTAATTGGCAGAAGAGCCATGGAAATGGAAGCGGGTGCAAAATTAACCCTTATCACATCTGGATAACTTTTTGAATAAAGAATGCTCCTGATTTTTCTTTTTTCATTCACCAAACACCATTTTTGCAGCGTATGCTGCAGCCGTTTTACCAGAAAAGATATACCGAAGCCGGGTGCGATGAAGCCGGACGCGGATGCTATGCTGGTCC
Coding sequences within it:
- a CDS encoding 3-oxoacyl-ACP synthase III family protein — encoded protein: MKRSMIAGIGMYVPKNVITNNDLTRYMDTSDEWIQERTGIQERRYADREGETTTTMGIAAATMAIENAGLQPTDIDFIIFATLSPDYYFPGCGVLVQRELKMREIGALDIRNQCSGFVYAISVADQFIKTGMYKNILVIGSEKHSFGLDMSTRGRNVSVIFGDGAGAVVLKATDSDRGIMSTHLHSDGESAEILAMYNPGTHANRWGNYADFNDAEIADMFMSHQMVDNAQLFPNMDGQAVFKKAVVKFPEVIGEALAANGLQPADIDMLVPHQANLRISQMVQKMLKLPDEKVYNNIQRYGNTTAASVPLALYEAWNEGKIKEGDIVCLAAFGSGFTWASALIRW
- a CDS encoding diacylglycerol/lipid kinase family protein is translated as MRKIIYLVNPKSGTSKKGAVQKLIELKTAAKGIHYEIFPTTSTGIYDDLVEKIEQENITDVVMVGGDGTVNQVVKALKECNINFGIIPMGSGNGLAYCAGIPRNPLRALDIIFDGTASYIDAFLINDQFSCMLSGLGFDAQVAHDFANKSARGLLTYTQQSLFQYFKAQPYQFEIVLDNFSFYTDAFLVCIANSNQFGNYVTIAPKASLKDGLLDIVVVQKMNKARLPFAVLRQIRGNNMLETLVENVSKKNVLYFQAESLTIRNLKHAPLHVDGEPRPTEEEYQVKILPKCFKLIMPAV
- a CDS encoding COX15/CtaA family protein, with amino-acid sequence MQNDRATKVIANWILLGIFMLVIQVLLGGITRLTGSGLSITEWKPIMGALPPMTEAQWQKAFEQYQQIAQYKYLNQHFSIGDFKFIFFWEWFHRLWARIIGIVFLIPFIYFIVKGYFKKWMIAPLVILFILGAAQGFVGWIMVQSGLNENDLFVSHIRLAAHFIAAMILIAYALIFWLRLVVPQQQFVAKPALRNAATAITVLIVIQLTFGAFMAGLKAATIASTWPDINGSYWPENMFANGFSKDAVYNRIAIHFIHRNLAYLLTIIIFIWWIAARKVKASTFFSRYRNASITLVILQVILGVMALLTADKIVPNGFGKFEWSALLHQLNGMLLFLNFIGIIYLAGKPKQVN